From Candidatus Paceibacterota bacterium, one genomic window encodes:
- a CDS encoding NAD-dependent epimerase/dehydratase family protein, translated as MNPNQQAFYKGKKVLVAGGSGFVGSHFVLQLLEQGAQVRVPVHFRAMELQDPRIEIVNGDLTNPDDCLRMLKDIEIVVNASGAVSAAGVDQIRHLEIIARNLITSVRLIQAAWIAGVERFLVLSSHTTYPAADYPIKEEEAWSGPPHPAYFSYSWMRRYVEKLGEFVHEKSKTKVAIVRPTAVFGEYDNFEPASCHVVPALIVKAVSRMSPYQVWGTGDEVRDFAHVSDLVRGSLLVLEKHAICDPVNIGYGKTVTIKEVVQEVLKAADYSDATIVFDASKPTTIPFRMVDTSKAKRLFGFEPSVTLADGLKRTVDWYRKELAKGRKWKGH; from the coding sequence ATGAATCCAAATCAACAAGCATTCTACAAAGGCAAAAAGGTACTGGTAGCGGGGGGGAGTGGTTTCGTGGGATCGCATTTCGTGCTGCAATTGCTTGAACAGGGCGCCCAGGTGCGCGTGCCGGTCCACTTTCGAGCAATGGAATTGCAGGACCCACGGATTGAAATCGTTAATGGGGATCTGACCAATCCTGATGACTGCCTGCGCATGCTCAAGGACATTGAAATAGTGGTCAACGCTTCCGGCGCGGTTTCGGCGGCGGGGGTTGACCAGATCCGGCACCTGGAGATCATCGCGCGGAACCTGATTACGAGCGTGAGGTTGATTCAAGCTGCCTGGATTGCCGGCGTGGAGCGCTTCCTCGTGTTGAGCAGCCACACGACGTATCCCGCCGCCGATTATCCGATCAAGGAGGAGGAGGCTTGGTCCGGCCCGCCTCATCCCGCCTATTTTTCCTACAGTTGGATGCGCCGTTACGTGGAGAAGCTTGGAGAATTTGTCCACGAGAAGTCAAAAACGAAAGTCGCCATTGTCCGGCCCACGGCGGTGTTTGGGGAATACGACAACTTCGAACCAGCTTCCTGCCACGTGGTTCCGGCCTTGATCGTCAAAGCCGTGTCCCGCATGAGTCCATATCAGGTCTGGGGCACCGGCGACGAGGTGCGGGATTTTGCGCACGTCAGCGATTTGGTCCGCGGCTCCTTGCTGGTGCTGGAGAAACACGCCATTTGTGATCCGGTCAACATCGGCTACGGAAAAACGGTGACAATTAAGGAGGTCGTCCAGGAAGTGCTCAAAGCGGCGGATTACTCCGACGCCACGATTGTCTTCGACGCTTCCAAGCCCACGACAATTCCCTTCCGCATGGTGGACACGTCCAAAGCCAAGCGGTTGTTTGGCTTTGAACCCTCAGTGACTTTGGCCGACGGTTTGAAGCGGACGGTTGACTGGTATAGGAAAGAACTGGCAAAGGGCCGCAAATGGAAGGGGCATTGA
- a CDS encoding NUDIX hydrolase, with protein MVPTKDHQLKPWQVLDSREVFQAPPYIRVIRQRVRVSDGRVVDDYHQVQMTDFVLVVASTADGHILMERQYKHGIGDVTLVVPAGTISPGEDPLAAAQRELLEETGYAAEDWRRIGSFVAHANYGCSKAYVFAARKARAVAAPKSGDLEEMEILLLRPEEIYAAIRAGQVKALSAAAAITLATHPDLARCG; from the coding sequence ATGGTTCCAACGAAAGACCATCAACTCAAACCGTGGCAGGTATTGGACAGCCGTGAGGTTTTCCAGGCGCCGCCGTATATCCGCGTCATTCGCCAGAGGGTCCGGGTCTCTGATGGGCGGGTGGTGGATGATTACCACCAGGTCCAAATGACGGATTTCGTGCTGGTGGTGGCCAGCACTGCCGACGGACACATCCTGATGGAACGGCAGTACAAGCATGGGATCGGAGACGTGACGCTGGTAGTGCCCGCCGGCACGATTTCCCCAGGCGAAGATCCTTTGGCTGCGGCTCAACGAGAGTTGCTTGAGGAAACAGGATATGCCGCGGAAGATTGGCGGAGAATTGGCTCCTTTGTCGCGCACGCCAACTATGGCTGCTCCAAAGCCTACGTCTTTGCCGCGCGAAAGGCCCGCGCTGTTGCTGCGCCGAAATCGGGGGACCTGGAGGAAATGGAGATTCTGCTTTTGCGCCCCGAGGAAATCTATGCGGCCATTCGGGCAGGACAGGTAAAGGCCTTAAGTGCCGCGGCGGCGATCACGCTTGCCACCCATCCTGATTTGGCTCGATGTGGTTGA
- a CDS encoding NAD-dependent epimerase/dehydratase family protein, translated as MSIYQGRSVLVTGGTGMVGQQLVRLLLEAGAKVRVASLDDPSRAHPQAEFRRVNLTKFESCEEMCRGMDYVFQLLGVKGSPAVSTKKPASFFVPTVLFNTNMMEAARQANVKWYLYTSSVGVYAPAEVFYEDDVWRTFPSENDKFPGWAKRVGELQAEAYAIEYGWKQVSIVRPANIYGPYDNFDPANAMVVPSLVRRALSGEDPLTVWGDGSPIRDFIHAEDVARGMMLAVEKGITEPINLGSGEGVTIKQLVEIIVSHLPKKPKVVWDTTKPAGDKKRLMDMTRARKFGFEPQISFDQGIAGVMEWYLKNKAEVGKRYNVFDQKNPLGT; from the coding sequence ATGTCTATCTACCAAGGAAGAAGTGTTTTGGTGACCGGTGGCACCGGCATGGTCGGTCAGCAACTGGTCCGCCTGCTGCTGGAAGCCGGCGCTAAAGTGCGCGTCGCTTCGCTGGATGATCCGTCGCGCGCGCATCCGCAGGCGGAGTTCAGGCGCGTCAACCTCACGAAATTCGAGTCCTGCGAGGAGATGTGCCGCGGCATGGACTATGTGTTCCAGCTCCTTGGCGTTAAAGGATCGCCCGCCGTCAGCACTAAAAAGCCGGCAAGCTTCTTCGTGCCCACCGTTCTCTTTAACACCAACATGATGGAAGCCGCGCGCCAAGCGAACGTGAAATGGTATCTCTACACCAGCAGCGTGGGCGTCTATGCGCCCGCCGAGGTCTTTTACGAGGACGACGTCTGGAGGACGTTCCCGTCCGAGAATGACAAGTTCCCCGGCTGGGCCAAGCGCGTCGGCGAGCTGCAGGCGGAAGCTTACGCCATTGAATATGGCTGGAAACAGGTTTCCATCGTGCGCCCCGCGAACATCTACGGACCTTACGACAATTTCGATCCGGCCAACGCGATGGTGGTTCCCTCGCTAGTCCGCCGCGCGCTCTCGGGCGAAGATCCGCTAACGGTTTGGGGCGATGGCTCACCGATCCGGGACTTCATTCATGCTGAAGATGTGGCGCGCGGGATGATGCTCGCGGTGGAAAAAGGCATCACCGAGCCGATCAATCTCGGCAGCGGCGAGGGCGTCACCATCAAACAGCTCGTGGAAATCATTGTCTCGCATCTGCCGAAAAAGCCGAAAGTGGTTTGGGACACCACCAAGCCCGCCGGCGACAAGAAGCGCCTCATGGACATGACCCGCGCCCGCAAATTTGGTTTCGAGCCCCAAATCTCCTTTGACCAAGGCATTGCCGGGGTCATGGAATGGTATCTCAAGAACAAAGCTGAAGTCGGCAAGCGCTACAACGTATTTGACCAAAAGAATCCTCTCGGCACCTGA